Proteins found in one Exiguobacterium sp. 9-2 genomic segment:
- the plsX gene encoding phosphate acyltransferase PlsX, whose translation MILAVDAMGGDHAPRAIVEGVVAYLAERPNDNIDIRLVGDELKLRSYTIEDPRVTIVHAASVITGEDEPVRAIRRKKDSSLVVAANLVKSGEADALISAGNTGALMTAGLFVIGRIEGVDRPALAPTFPTRNGKGVVILDVGANPDAKAEHLLDYAIMGSVYAEQVRGITRPKVGLLNIGSEAGKGNALTKETYPLLETAPIHFVGNVEAREAMSGDVDVIVTEGFAGNTLLKSTEGAASMIMGVMKEQFMSSWTSKLAALVLKPKLKKMKQLLAYEEYGGAGLFGIAAPVIKAHGSSNAYAFSRALVQAEKMVEQEVVAKIVQAKATEAR comes from the coding sequence ATGATTTTAGCAGTTGACGCCATGGGGGGCGACCATGCACCCCGTGCCATCGTAGAAGGGGTCGTTGCCTATCTGGCAGAACGTCCAAACGACAACATCGATATCCGACTAGTCGGAGATGAATTGAAGTTACGCTCATACACAATCGAGGATCCGCGCGTGACGATCGTCCACGCAGCATCCGTCATCACCGGAGAAGATGAACCGGTACGTGCCATTCGCCGCAAGAAAGATAGCTCACTCGTTGTGGCTGCAAACCTGGTGAAATCAGGAGAAGCAGATGCCTTGATTTCAGCAGGCAACACGGGAGCGCTCATGACTGCCGGATTGTTCGTCATCGGTCGGATCGAAGGAGTTGACCGTCCTGCACTGGCCCCGACTTTCCCGACACGTAATGGGAAGGGTGTCGTCATCTTAGATGTCGGCGCCAACCCGGATGCGAAGGCAGAGCATTTGCTCGATTATGCCATCATGGGGTCTGTCTACGCAGAACAAGTTCGCGGTATCACACGTCCTAAAGTCGGGCTCCTGAATATCGGATCAGAAGCCGGTAAAGGGAATGCATTGACGAAGGAAACGTATCCGCTACTTGAGACAGCACCGATTCATTTCGTTGGGAACGTCGAGGCGAGAGAAGCGATGAGCGGTGACGTCGATGTCATCGTCACGGAAGGTTTTGCCGGCAACACGTTACTTAAGAGTACTGAAGGGGCAGCCAGTATGATCATGGGTGTCATGAAAGAACAATTCATGAGCTCGTGGACATCAAAGCTCGCCGCTCTCGTACTGAAACCGAAGTTGAAAAAAATGAAGCAGTTGCTCGCCTATGAAGAATATGGTGGTGCCGGACTATTCGGTATTGCGGCTCCGGTCATCAAGGCGCATGGATCAAGTAATGCCTATGCATTCAGCAGAGCGCTCGTTCAAGCTGAAAAGATGGTCGAACAAGAAGTCGTTGCCAAAATCGTTCAGGCGAAAGCAACTGAAGCACGTTAA
- the fapR gene encoding transcription factor FapR → MRVPKKERQQELLQTIEQNPFITDEALATRFRVSIQTIRLDRMELKIPELRERIKHVATERLDDVRTLTENEVIGDMIDLKLDTSAISILEVLPEHAFSRNAIARGHILFAQANSLAIALIDDELALTTRANVQFTRSVHVGERVVAKAFVSSHRQDGRSDITVESYVGEECVFIGEFTVYRSSKEESK, encoded by the coding sequence ATGCGGGTACCTAAAAAAGAGAGACAACAAGAATTATTACAGACGATCGAGCAAAATCCGTTCATCACGGATGAAGCGCTGGCGACACGATTTCGTGTCAGTATCCAGACGATTCGTCTGGACCGGATGGAATTAAAAATTCCGGAATTACGGGAGCGAATTAAACATGTCGCGACTGAACGCCTGGATGATGTGCGTACGTTGACTGAAAATGAAGTCATTGGTGATATGATTGACCTGAAACTTGATACATCTGCCATCTCGATCCTTGAGGTTTTGCCGGAACATGCGTTTAGTCGAAATGCAATCGCCCGTGGACATATCTTGTTCGCACAGGCGAACTCGCTTGCGATTGCGCTCATCGATGATGAACTCGCGTTAACGACCCGTGCGAACGTTCAGTTCACACGCTCCGTCCACGTCGGAGAACGCGTTGTCGCGAAGGCATTCGTCAGTTCCCATCGCCAAGATGGACGTTCTGACATCACGGTAGAGAGTTATGTCGGTGAAGAATGTGTCTTTATCGGCGAATTCACAGTGTATCGAAGTAGTAAGGAGGAATCGAAATGA
- the recG gene encoding ATP-dependent DNA helicase RecG: MNPSRDVKTLKGVGRDLAKKLEEMNILTVADVLEHVPFRYDDFVTGSLTEAIHEDKVKFTGQVQSEPLVRYYGKGKNRLTFRLLVEERYSVTVTMFNRAFYKDQLQLGAEVTVSGKWDLHRMTISATELQFGAIEGELTPVYSLRGDMRMKTFRRVVDLAFKETEALAERIPDSIRKTYRLQDRMTMLKSLHFPTNRQELTAARRSYVYEECLYFQLKLQALRLGRRKGQGMALPLHETDIANFIKSLPFPLTGAQQRVTKEILDDIGRGERMNRLLQGDVGSGKTVIAAIALFATVRAGRQGALMVPTEILAEQHAASLAPLLEPLGIRVGLLTSSVKGKARAHLLEALVTGEIDVLVGTHALIQDTVQFKALHLVITDEQHRFGVEQRKRLRAKAEQADVLYMTATPIPRTLAISVFGDMDVSIIDEMPAGRKEIETYWAKPQQMERVFGFVEKELSQGRQAYVITPLIEESESLEVQNAIELHATLTERFKSYHVGLMHGRLTSSEKDEVMQAFKENTVQILVSTTVVEVGVNVPNASIIVIHDAERFGLAQLHQLRGRVGRGDAQSYCILIADPSSDTGKERIKTMTETNDGFKLAEKDLKLRGAGNFFGTEQSGLPRFVLTDPALDIQVMETARQDAVRLLRSDAFWQAPEYDVLREYIERQGLLEGERIE, translated from the coding sequence ATGAATCCATCACGTGACGTCAAGACATTAAAAGGTGTCGGACGGGATTTGGCGAAAAAACTAGAAGAGATGAATATTCTCACCGTTGCGGACGTGCTCGAGCACGTCCCGTTTCGTTATGACGACTTCGTGACGGGAAGTCTAACGGAAGCAATCCATGAGGATAAAGTCAAGTTCACGGGTCAAGTCCAGTCTGAACCACTTGTGCGCTATTATGGCAAAGGAAAGAATCGTTTAACGTTCCGTCTGCTCGTTGAAGAACGGTATAGTGTGACCGTAACAATGTTCAACCGGGCATTCTACAAAGACCAATTGCAACTCGGAGCAGAAGTGACGGTCAGTGGCAAGTGGGATTTACACCGGATGACGATCTCTGCGACGGAATTGCAATTCGGGGCAATCGAAGGCGAATTGACACCAGTCTACTCGCTCCGGGGTGACATGCGGATGAAGACATTCCGACGCGTCGTCGACTTGGCGTTCAAGGAGACTGAGGCATTAGCTGAACGAATCCCGGATAGCATCCGGAAGACGTATCGGTTGCAAGACCGGATGACGATGTTGAAGTCGCTTCATTTCCCAACGAATCGACAAGAGTTGACGGCTGCTCGTCGCAGTTATGTCTACGAGGAGTGCCTCTATTTCCAGCTGAAATTACAGGCGTTACGTCTTGGACGACGGAAAGGTCAAGGGATGGCCTTGCCTTTACATGAAACGGATATTGCCAATTTCATCAAGAGCCTGCCGTTTCCGCTGACAGGTGCCCAGCAACGTGTGACAAAAGAGATCCTAGACGACATCGGTCGCGGCGAACGAATGAATCGGTTGCTGCAAGGAGATGTCGGAAGCGGGAAGACCGTCATCGCAGCCATCGCCTTGTTCGCGACGGTTCGTGCCGGAAGACAAGGCGCCTTAATGGTGCCGACCGAAATTTTAGCGGAACAGCATGCAGCGTCGCTCGCCCCATTGCTTGAACCACTTGGAATCCGAGTCGGTCTACTGACGAGTTCCGTTAAAGGGAAAGCGCGTGCTCACTTGCTCGAAGCTCTTGTAACAGGAGAGATCGACGTCTTGGTCGGAACACATGCGCTGATTCAAGACACCGTCCAGTTCAAGGCATTACACCTCGTCATCACCGATGAACAACATCGCTTCGGTGTCGAACAACGGAAACGATTGCGTGCGAAAGCTGAACAGGCAGATGTATTATATATGACAGCGACACCGATTCCGCGTACGCTTGCGATATCGGTCTTTGGAGATATGGATGTTTCGATCATCGATGAGATGCCGGCGGGACGAAAGGAAATCGAGACCTACTGGGCGAAACCGCAACAGATGGAACGCGTTTTCGGGTTCGTCGAGAAAGAATTGTCGCAAGGTCGACAAGCCTACGTCATCACGCCATTGATCGAGGAATCCGAATCACTCGAAGTTCAAAATGCGATCGAATTACATGCGACATTGACTGAGCGGTTCAAGTCCTATCATGTCGGTTTGATGCATGGGCGCTTGACTTCTTCAGAAAAAGACGAGGTCATGCAGGCATTCAAGGAGAATACCGTTCAAATCCTTGTTTCGACGACGGTCGTCGAGGTCGGTGTGAACGTTCCGAATGCATCGATCATCGTCATTCATGATGCAGAACGCTTCGGTCTTGCGCAATTACACCAATTAAGAGGACGCGTCGGTCGAGGCGATGCCCAGTCTTACTGTATTCTAATCGCCGATCCCTCTTCCGATACGGGAAAAGAACGGATCAAGACAATGACGGAGACGAACGATGGCTTCAAGCTAGCGGAAAAGGATTTAAAACTGCGCGGAGCCGGAAATTTCTTCGGTACCGAACAAAGTGGATTACCGAGATTCGTCTTAACCGATCCAGCACTTGATATTCAAGTCATGGAAACGGCCCGACAAGATGCAGTCCGATTACTGCGATCGGATGCTTTTTGGCAAGCGCCGGAATACGATGTCTTACGTGAATATATCGAACGGCAAGGGCTTCTTGAAGGAGAAAGAATCGAATAA
- the sdaAA gene encoding L-serine ammonia-lyase, iron-sulfur-dependent, subunit alpha: protein MFKSVKELVAIATERNIPISEVMIEQEMTVRHLERDEVYAMMERNLQVMEEAVARSLDGDGVQSVTGLTGGDAVLLQRYRASGKGLSGDLLLDAVSKAIGTNEVNAAMGKICATPTAGSAGVVPGTLFAVKDRLNPTREQMLRFLFTSGAFGFVVANNASISGAAGGCQAEVGSATAMAAAAIVEMAGGTPDQSAHAFAIALKNMLGLVCDPVAGLVEVPCVKRNAMGGANAVVAADMALAGITSRIPCDEVISAMHEIGQMMPSALRETAKGGLANTPTGRWLEAKIFGELSNESIT from the coding sequence ATGTTTAAATCCGTAAAAGAACTCGTCGCCATCGCGACGGAACGAAATATTCCGATTTCGGAAGTCATGATCGAACAAGAGATGACGGTTCGTCATTTAGAACGAGATGAAGTCTATGCGATGATGGAACGAAACCTACAAGTGATGGAAGAAGCAGTTGCTCGTTCACTTGATGGCGACGGTGTCCAATCGGTGACAGGTTTAACTGGTGGAGATGCTGTCTTACTCCAGCGGTACCGTGCTTCAGGCAAAGGATTATCAGGAGATCTGCTACTCGATGCTGTCAGTAAGGCGATCGGAACGAATGAAGTCAATGCTGCGATGGGAAAAATTTGTGCAACACCAACGGCTGGGAGTGCGGGTGTCGTACCGGGTACGCTATTTGCGGTCAAAGATCGATTAAACCCGACGCGTGAACAAATGTTACGTTTCTTATTCACATCCGGTGCATTCGGCTTCGTCGTCGCGAACAATGCGTCGATCTCCGGAGCGGCTGGTGGCTGTCAGGCAGAAGTTGGTTCAGCAACAGCGATGGCAGCTGCTGCCATCGTTGAGATGGCGGGCGGAACACCGGATCAGTCAGCACATGCCTTTGCGATCGCACTGAAGAACATGCTCGGACTCGTCTGTGATCCTGTCGCAGGACTCGTCGAAGTGCCATGCGTGAAACGCAATGCGATGGGCGGGGCGAATGCTGTTGTCGCTGCCGACATGGCACTCGCTGGAATCACGTCACGGATTCCGTGTGATGAAGTCATCTCAGCCATGCATGAGATTGGTCAGATGATGCCGTCTGCGCTTCGCGAGACAGCAAAAGGTGGACTCGCGAATACGCCGACGGGTCGCTGGCTCGAAGCGAAAATCTTCGGAGAGTTATCGAATGAATCCATCACGTGA
- the sdaAB gene encoding L-serine ammonia-lyase, iron-sulfur-dependent subunit beta: protein MKYRSVFDIIGPVMVGPSSSHTAGAARIGLMAGKLFGETPTVIHITFYGSFADTYRGHGTDVAIIGGVLGYDTFDDRIPQSIDIAKSKGIEIHFETSEALTDHPNTARVHLTNGVEEFELVGISIGGGTIEITELNGVPLRLSGGGPALVVLHHDRFGAIAAVTSILADYEINIGHMEVSRHEKGKQALMAIEIDDRITAEVLEEIDRLPQVERAVMMGE, encoded by the coding sequence ATGAAATATCGTAGCGTCTTTGACATCATCGGACCAGTCATGGTTGGTCCATCGAGCTCGCATACAGCAGGGGCTGCACGGATTGGATTGATGGCGGGTAAATTATTCGGGGAAACGCCTACTGTCATCCACATCACGTTTTACGGTTCATTCGCTGATACGTATCGTGGACATGGAACGGATGTCGCCATCATCGGCGGTGTTCTCGGATACGATACGTTTGACGACCGGATTCCGCAATCGATCGATATCGCGAAGTCGAAAGGGATTGAGATTCATTTCGAGACGAGTGAAGCGTTGACGGATCATCCAAATACGGCTCGTGTCCATTTGACGAATGGAGTAGAAGAGTTTGAATTGGTCGGTATTTCAATTGGTGGGGGAACGATTGAAATCACGGAATTAAATGGTGTACCGCTTCGTTTGTCTGGTGGGGGACCGGCACTCGTCGTCTTACACCATGACCGGTTCGGAGCAATTGCAGCCGTGACGAGCATTTTGGCTGATTACGAAATCAACATCGGGCATATGGAAGTGTCACGGCACGAAAAAGGAAAACAAGCACTCATGGCAATTGAGATTGATGACCGGATAACGGCAGAAGTGTTGGAAGAAATCGATCGGTTACCTCAAGTCGAGCGTGCCGTCATGATGGGAGAGTGA
- a CDS encoding DAK2 domain-containing protein, whose product MSVDRLTGAQLVKMIQNGAANLYQNADFVDSLNVFPVPDGDTGTNMNLTMTSGAKEAGKSTSDSVSEVANVFARGLLMGARGNSGVILSQLFRGFSKSIEGKATIDTKEFADALQKGVDTAYKAVMKPVEGTILTVARETAVATIAQSETTTDFLELMRQLVEASKVSLDGTPDLLPVLKEVGVVDSGGQGLVCIYEGFLATLEGKELDKPHTPVMEALVEAEHHKSAQSFMSTEEIHYGYCTEIMVRFQDDKLANAPFSEEAFRNELAEFGDSLLVVADEELLKVHVHVETPGEVITKGQRFGELVAVKIENMRQQHSTILEEEGANQVTPVAAPKTKAKAALVTVAMGEGISELFKSLGVSVVIEGGQTMNPSTEDIVKAIEDAHAEHVYVYPNNSNIIMAAEQAASVANCGVTVVKSKTVPQGLAATIVYNPEATVEENEAHMEDAIAAVKSGQVTYAVRDTNIDGVEIKKDDHMAIAEKQIVATDTSSLGAVKKLVDTLVTEDDEIITVLYGEGVSTEEVDDLVAYIESVNPDAEVEVHDGKQPLYSYILSVE is encoded by the coding sequence GTGAGTGTAGATCGTTTAACAGGAGCGCAGTTAGTCAAGATGATTCAAAATGGCGCGGCGAATCTTTATCAAAACGCAGATTTCGTCGATTCATTGAACGTCTTCCCTGTGCCAGATGGTGATACGGGAACGAACATGAATTTGACGATGACTTCAGGTGCAAAAGAAGCAGGTAAATCCACTTCGGATTCTGTTTCGGAGGTCGCAAACGTCTTCGCACGTGGATTATTAATGGGGGCACGCGGAAATTCTGGTGTCATCTTAAGTCAATTGTTCCGTGGATTCTCGAAATCAATCGAAGGAAAAGCAACGATTGATACGAAAGAGTTCGCTGATGCATTGCAAAAAGGTGTCGATACAGCGTATAAAGCGGTCATGAAACCGGTCGAAGGAACGATCTTGACAGTTGCCCGTGAGACAGCTGTAGCGACCATCGCACAATCTGAAACGACGACGGATTTCTTAGAGTTGATGCGTCAACTCGTCGAAGCATCGAAAGTATCGCTTGACGGAACTCCTGACCTTCTTCCTGTATTAAAAGAAGTTGGTGTCGTTGATTCAGGTGGTCAAGGTCTCGTCTGTATCTATGAAGGATTCCTCGCGACACTCGAAGGAAAAGAACTTGATAAGCCACATACGCCAGTCATGGAAGCACTCGTCGAAGCAGAGCATCATAAATCGGCTCAAAGCTTCATGTCGACAGAAGAGATCCATTACGGCTACTGTACGGAAATCATGGTTCGCTTCCAAGATGACAAGTTAGCAAATGCACCGTTCAGTGAAGAAGCATTCCGGAACGAATTAGCGGAATTCGGTGATTCGTTGCTCGTCGTAGCGGACGAAGAGCTCCTTAAAGTTCACGTCCACGTTGAAACGCCAGGAGAAGTCATCACAAAAGGACAACGTTTCGGTGAGCTCGTTGCTGTTAAGATTGAAAATATGCGTCAACAACACTCGACGATCCTCGAAGAAGAGGGCGCGAACCAAGTCACTCCAGTCGCTGCACCGAAGACAAAAGCGAAAGCAGCCCTTGTCACAGTCGCAATGGGTGAAGGTATCAGTGAACTCTTTAAATCACTCGGTGTCAGTGTCGTCATCGAAGGCGGACAAACGATGAACCCGTCAACGGAAGACATCGTCAAGGCGATCGAGGATGCACACGCTGAACATGTCTATGTTTATCCGAACAACTCGAACATCATCATGGCCGCTGAACAAGCAGCTTCTGTTGCGAATTGTGGCGTAACAGTCGTGAAATCAAAGACAGTCCCACAAGGTTTGGCGGCGACGATCGTCTATAATCCGGAAGCGACTGTTGAAGAGAACGAAGCACACATGGAGGATGCGATCGCAGCTGTGAAGTCGGGTCAAGTCACATATGCCGTTCGTGATACGAATATTGATGGTGTTGAAATCAAGAAAGACGATCACATGGCGATTGCTGAAAAACAAATCGTTGCTACGGACACTTCGAGTCTTGGTGCTGTCAAGAAACTGGTCGATACACTCGTCACAGAGGACGACGAAATCATCACAGTTCTTTACGGTGAAGGCGTTTCGACAGAAGAAGTCGACGACCTCGTCGCGTACATCGAATCGGTTAATCCGGATGCTGAAGTGGAAGTCCACGACGGCAAACAACCACTTTATTCGTACATTTTAAGCGTCGAATAA
- a CDS encoding Asp23/Gls24 family envelope stress response protein, whose product MAIEMKTTYGKIDVDNDVVAQLSGGAAMECFGVVGMASQSQIKDGLAELLKRENFARGVIVRQSSEQVHIDMHIIVSYGTKISEVANNVQSRVKYTLSQALGLDVTSVNIFVQGVRLTNV is encoded by the coding sequence GTGGCGATCGAGATGAAAACGACCTATGGAAAGATTGATGTAGATAATGATGTCGTCGCGCAACTTTCGGGCGGCGCAGCAATGGAATGTTTTGGTGTCGTTGGTATGGCATCTCAGTCTCAAATCAAGGATGGTCTTGCTGAACTCTTAAAACGTGAGAACTTTGCACGCGGTGTCATCGTTCGACAGTCTTCAGAGCAAGTTCATATCGATATGCATATTATTGTAAGTTATGGGACGAAAATCTCAGAGGTGGCGAACAATGTACAGAGTCGCGTGAAATACACGCTCAGTCAGGCACTAGGTCTTGACGTGACATCTGTGAACATCTTTGTCCAAGGAGTCCGCTTGACGAATGTCTAA
- the rpmB gene encoding 50S ribosomal protein L28, whose product MARKCYVTGKSPKSGNNRSHALNKTKRTWGVNVQKVRILVDGKPKKVWVSARALKSGKVERV is encoded by the coding sequence ATGGCACGTAAATGCTACGTTACTGGGAAATCGCCAAAGTCGGGTAACAACCGTTCACACGCATTGAACAAAACAAAACGTACTTGGGGAGTCAACGTACAAAAAGTACGTATCCTCGTCGACGGTAAGCCGAAAAAGGTTTGGGTTTCAGCTCGAGCTCTTAAATCAGGTAAAGTCGAACGCGTATAA